One stretch of Priestia megaterium DNA includes these proteins:
- a CDS encoding DUF554 domain-containing protein, with amino-acid sequence MFIIGALVNGLAIVVGTLMGKLAHRIPEKVSVTVMQVMGLSVITLGLQMGFKSHQFLIVILSLAIGAVIGEFIDLDEKLNLLGNMIERKFQSQQNDKQIFSISQGFVTGTLIFVIGAMAIVGALDSGIRGDHSVLFTKAVMDGFISLLLTTTLGIGVIFSAVPVFLYEGIIALFATQINAVVPQDLMNSIIAEVTGVGGVLILAIGINLLEIIKIKVANLLPSILIAVVIVVVQHTYFS; translated from the coding sequence ATGTTTATTATAGGAGCATTAGTAAATGGACTAGCGATTGTTGTAGGAACATTAATGGGCAAGCTTGCTCACCGCATTCCTGAAAAAGTAAGCGTGACGGTGATGCAAGTGATGGGTTTATCCGTTATCACGCTCGGTTTGCAAATGGGCTTTAAAAGTCATCAGTTTTTAATTGTGATTTTGAGCTTAGCCATTGGAGCGGTTATTGGTGAGTTCATTGATTTAGATGAAAAGCTAAACCTTTTAGGCAATATGATTGAACGAAAATTTCAATCTCAGCAAAATGACAAGCAAATATTCAGTATTTCACAGGGCTTTGTAACAGGGACGTTAATTTTTGTCATTGGAGCGATGGCGATTGTAGGGGCATTAGACAGCGGAATACGCGGCGATCACAGCGTATTGTTTACGAAAGCGGTGATGGATGGATTTATCTCATTATTATTAACGACTACGCTTGGAATAGGCGTCATTTTCTCAGCTGTGCCCGTATTTCTGTACGAAGGCATCATTGCGTTATTTGCTACGCAAATTAATGCGGTCGTGCCGCAAGATTTAATGAATAGTATCATTGCCGAAGTCACAGGAGTAGGCGGCGTGTTAATTTTAGCGATTGGAATTAATTTATTAGAAATTATTAAGATCAAAGTTGCGAATTTACTGCCTTCGATTTTAATTGCGGTTGTGATTGTAGTTGTACAGCATACATATTTTTCATGA
- a CDS encoding VOC family protein — protein sequence MPSPVFNKMNTVFIHVSHLKTSVKWYSELLNQEYKMSEVKNPVYNLKIDGETGLTLDAGPEGKEKQIAVSFHPIFNFHTEDIKEAYEFVRGLHYTIDSPITSFEDFSFFTIKDPDGHVVMICTG from the coding sequence ATGCCGAGTCCTGTTTTCAATAAAATGAATACGGTATTTATCCACGTATCTCATTTAAAAACTTCGGTAAAATGGTATAGCGAGTTATTGAATCAAGAGTACAAGATGAGCGAGGTTAAGAACCCAGTATATAATCTTAAAATTGATGGAGAAACAGGATTAACGCTAGACGCAGGTCCTGAAGGAAAAGAAAAACAAATAGCGGTTAGTTTCCATCCAATTTTTAATTTTCATACTGAAGATATTAAAGAAGCGTATGAATTTGTTAGAGGGCTGCACTATACGATTGATTCTCCGATTACTTCTTTTGAGGATTTTTCGTTTTTTACTATAAAAGATCCGGATGGACATGTGGTCATGATTTGCACAGGTTAA
- a CDS encoding iron-sulfur cluster biosynthesis family protein encodes MNIRVTSSAKEALQNVEQNQMIQLSFDRGSCDIVNTIYEMKIISKRSLQPYEKVVTVEDLEFIVDDDMEEVYDNELVIDHAAGAFVFKNHNQIFNNRVGLRYINS; translated from the coding sequence ATGAATATACGCGTCACTTCTTCTGCAAAAGAAGCGTTGCAGAACGTAGAACAAAATCAAATGATTCAGCTTTCTTTTGATCGAGGAAGCTGCGATATTGTTAATACAATTTATGAAATGAAGATCATCTCAAAGCGCAGCCTTCAACCCTATGAAAAAGTTGTAACGGTTGAAGACTTAGAATTTATTGTTGATGATGACATGGAAGAAGTGTACGACAATGAGCTGGTGATTGATCACGCAGCAGGTGCTTTTGTCTTCAAAAATCACAACCAAATTTTTAATAACCGCGTAGGATTGCGCTATATCAATTCATAG
- a CDS encoding DUF6583 family protein, with translation MSEKDQNRTTDETAASLETAPAPKKAPAKWVIILAALIVIIGGAITFATVFKKSPKQLYLISEVNTYQKAADELETKYSETMAYQEKAMKQPSTTNATIKGGFNMDSLSYDPSFKMIQDLISKAEIKIKAEQDPKKSEGYGSLALNIGGSKALDLEGFQTKERIGFKAPILANEYFYLNLDEYGQVARKFDPSYSGPETLDINTSNVSLEDLKLTAKEKTYIAKEYGTFIYDELDSDYFTKEKNVDYKTNGKTLQLTSVTLNMSDKETKQFMDKLIAKVAKDDKLHTIYANHVSKLFKSSTATNPELKDMADPKELKKSVKESLQDFQKEAKDTTYPGGVKSTVYVQDDIVVARDMNMGVKNASNDKGKLNVVTKNIPYEDNKTAKQFKAVLTDSTTDDAFTFDMKNNVTTESEKRKENMSIHLLTKDSKDEDTNMTFKMNSVINGKTDAKQTADRTFSLDLGDQEDLVVNGEVKQNQAISASKGKADYSFDIRTKIGPKADPANVTLKIDSASQLKKSASIPELDASNATNVKDVTPEDMLSIQENFAKNVQGLMMNMGTAGY, from the coding sequence ATGAGTGAGAAAGATCAAAACAGAACAACAGACGAAACAGCGGCTTCGCTAGAAACAGCGCCCGCTCCCAAAAAAGCGCCGGCTAAATGGGTTATCATTTTAGCAGCTTTAATTGTGATTATTGGAGGAGCAATTACATTTGCTACGGTATTTAAAAAATCTCCTAAGCAATTATACTTAATTTCTGAAGTAAATACGTATCAAAAAGCAGCTGATGAATTAGAAACGAAGTACAGTGAAACGATGGCTTATCAGGAAAAAGCGATGAAGCAGCCTTCTACCACAAATGCTACTATCAAAGGCGGCTTTAACATGGATTCACTTTCGTATGATCCAAGCTTTAAAATGATTCAAGATCTTATCAGTAAAGCTGAAATTAAAATTAAAGCGGAACAAGATCCGAAAAAAAGTGAAGGATACGGTTCACTGGCTCTTAATATCGGCGGTTCAAAAGCACTTGATCTAGAAGGTTTTCAAACGAAAGAAAGAATAGGCTTTAAAGCCCCGATTCTAGCAAATGAATATTTCTATTTAAACTTAGACGAATATGGACAGGTAGCGCGTAAGTTCGATCCTTCTTATTCAGGTCCTGAAACGCTTGATATTAACACAAGCAACGTGAGTTTAGAAGACTTAAAGTTAACGGCAAAAGAAAAGACCTACATTGCAAAAGAGTACGGAACGTTCATTTATGATGAGCTAGACAGCGATTATTTTACAAAAGAAAAAAATGTGGATTATAAAACAAATGGCAAAACGCTTCAGTTAACAAGCGTGACGCTTAACATGTCTGATAAAGAAACAAAACAATTTATGGATAAGCTTATTGCGAAGGTAGCAAAAGATGACAAGCTTCATACCATCTATGCAAATCACGTATCTAAGCTGTTTAAATCTTCGACAGCAACGAATCCAGAATTAAAAGATATGGCAGATCCAAAAGAATTGAAAAAATCAGTAAAAGAAAGTCTTCAAGACTTCCAAAAAGAAGCAAAAGATACGACTTACCCTGGCGGTGTTAAATCAACTGTGTACGTTCAAGATGATATTGTGGTAGCGCGCGATATGAACATGGGCGTAAAAAATGCTTCTAACGATAAAGGCAAACTTAACGTAGTGACTAAAAATATTCCGTATGAAGATAACAAAACGGCTAAGCAGTTTAAAGCAGTCTTAACCGATAGCACTACCGATGATGCGTTTACGTTTGATATGAAAAATAATGTAACAACGGAAAGTGAAAAACGAAAAGAAAACATGTCTATTCATTTGTTAACAAAAGATTCAAAAGATGAAGACACGAATATGACGTTTAAAATGAATTCAGTAATCAATGGTAAAACCGATGCGAAACAAACGGCTGACCGTACTTTCTCTTTAGACTTAGGTGATCAAGAAGATCTAGTAGTAAACGGGGAAGTAAAGCAGAATCAAGCAATAAGTGCTTCAAAAGGAAAAGCAGATTATTCGTTTGATATTCGTACAAAAATAGGACCAAAAGCAGATCCGGCAAACGTTACGTTAAAAATTGACTCTGCTTCTCAATTAAAAAAATCAGCATCTATTCCAGAGCTTGACGCATCTAATGCGACAAACGTAAAAGATGTAACGCCTGAAGATATGCTGTCGATTCAAGAAAATTTCGCTAAAAATGTTCAAGGTCTCATGATGAATATGGGAACCGCTGGTTACTAA
- a CDS encoding ABC transporter permease, whose product MKIYFSLTLFTCKALLKNIKSLILLIMIPALFLLGAGIIISQTMQGEERVNRFPVAIVDKDDTAQTKYVIEQLTEGKLRRIMKPLYTNEQKAKQLLQQNKVAAIVTLPKGFSHDIAHGKNQPLHVIGNSNKPLQSQLFRYVMESAADYTSAAQSGINTVDTFLEKENVSDENRRAEFKKSLVTFGLHVLDRGSLFDEQIETSFFQQDMKQYYVLSFAALLLMIWSYSGWLLASETQTSPVLARMKTRGVSFVHIYLAQLTALYVLLLPVSVVLFGSLLKGLKLPVTGTYGELFLGISGSLFAFLCLFLLLRVLFLSQKAYQITGLLFILLSAILSGHVVPVVYLPDWASGFQKWSLNTRVLELLFYEFDGYNTNEAFLYLKPILITAAGSFVLAVGYVMTPQRRWRK is encoded by the coding sequence ATGAAGATATATTTCTCTTTGACTCTTTTTACATGTAAAGCTCTATTGAAAAATATAAAATCTCTCATACTGCTAATAATGATCCCTGCTCTGTTTTTACTTGGAGCAGGGATCATTATTAGTCAGACCATGCAAGGTGAGGAGAGAGTAAATCGGTTCCCCGTGGCAATTGTGGATAAAGATGATACTGCACAAACGAAGTACGTCATCGAACAGCTGACTGAAGGTAAGCTCCGCAGAATCATGAAGCCTCTTTACACGAATGAACAGAAAGCTAAACAGCTGCTGCAGCAAAATAAAGTGGCAGCCATTGTGACGCTGCCAAAAGGTTTTAGTCACGATATTGCTCATGGAAAAAATCAGCCTTTACACGTCATTGGAAATAGCAATAAGCCGCTTCAGTCACAGCTGTTTCGCTACGTGATGGAAAGTGCAGCCGACTACACGTCAGCTGCTCAAAGTGGTATTAATACGGTTGATACCTTTTTAGAAAAAGAAAATGTTTCCGATGAAAATAGACGCGCAGAGTTTAAGAAAAGCTTGGTGACGTTTGGGCTTCATGTGTTAGATAGAGGAAGTTTATTTGATGAACAAATAGAAACGAGTTTCTTTCAGCAGGATATGAAGCAATATTATGTCCTGTCTTTTGCTGCTTTGCTGCTTATGATTTGGAGCTACAGCGGATGGCTGCTTGCTAGTGAAACGCAGACTTCTCCCGTGCTGGCTCGAATGAAAACAAGAGGTGTATCGTTTGTCCACATTTATTTAGCGCAGCTGACGGCTCTGTATGTTCTTTTGCTACCGGTATCTGTCGTTTTGTTTGGCAGCCTCCTTAAAGGATTGAAACTGCCTGTAACCGGTACGTACGGAGAGCTTTTTTTAGGGATAAGCGGAAGTTTGTTTGCTTTTTTATGTTTGTTTTTACTGCTTCGTGTTCTTTTTTTATCACAAAAAGCTTATCAAATAACCGGTTTGCTGTTTATTTTGCTGAGTGCGATTTTAAGTGGACATGTTGTGCCCGTCGTCTATTTACCAGACTGGGCGAGTGGTTTTCAGAAGTGGTCACTCAACACCCGCGTCTTGGAGCTGTTATTTTATGAATTTGATGGATATAACACAAACGAAGCTTTTCTTTACCTTAAGCCTATTCTCATTACGGCAGCAGGAAGTTTTGTTCTTGCTGTTGGCTACGTGATGACTCCGCAAAGGCGGTGGAGAAAATGA
- a CDS encoding ABC transporter permease, whose product MISEKIKQLLKRPMLVIMIFFLPLIGTIISSSFLAKVESDSKIPVALVDQDHSKMSKQVINRLQKTTEIQFLSLNEEQARKQLAKNKIDSIFMFPHGFQQEVEAGNYQGVIDLLTLPSSVAIEAVREVVASEVTRLTTNVKAANEVRFLYKVYNIHAGPDLWKEAYRYTDNQWKPKPLMTIDYEGQGTKHTRQGSVQMTGYVPLWGFFTLLLCCITSDWMIKERRHLFKRMKTMQKGLYGYIRSVSAAYAVLYVLQALISFVLFKWLYGVESYGVLLYMCIYVIVCVAFSTWLASESQRVGSYYMISVVMVTGLSIIGGSFFPVGELSATIERISQWLPQHLLLYHHALPLTFIWKEIAASIACISLCAFKIVWNVRSIK is encoded by the coding sequence ATGATCAGTGAAAAAATAAAGCAGCTGCTGAAGCGCCCTATGCTTGTTATCATGATTTTCTTTTTGCCTTTAATAGGAACGATTATTAGCAGCTCGTTTTTAGCAAAAGTAGAAAGTGATTCAAAAATACCCGTTGCTCTTGTCGATCAAGATCACAGCAAAATGTCTAAACAAGTGATCAATCGACTACAGAAAACAACAGAAATTCAGTTTCTTTCTCTGAACGAAGAACAAGCGAGAAAGCAGCTGGCAAAAAATAAAATTGACAGCATTTTTATGTTTCCTCACGGATTTCAACAAGAAGTAGAAGCGGGGAATTATCAAGGAGTAATTGATTTGCTCACGCTGCCTTCTTCTGTTGCCATAGAAGCGGTTCGAGAAGTCGTGGCGAGTGAAGTGACAAGGTTAACGACAAATGTTAAAGCGGCAAATGAAGTGCGTTTTTTATATAAAGTCTATAACATTCATGCAGGACCGGATTTATGGAAAGAAGCGTATCGTTATACCGATAACCAGTGGAAGCCAAAGCCGCTGATGACAATTGATTACGAGGGGCAAGGAACGAAGCATACGAGGCAAGGGAGCGTTCAAATGACCGGATACGTGCCGCTATGGGGATTCTTTACGCTTTTACTTTGCTGCATCACATCAGATTGGATGATTAAAGAGCGGAGGCACCTTTTCAAACGAATGAAAACGATGCAAAAAGGACTTTACGGTTATATTCGAAGCGTCAGTGCCGCTTATGCTGTGTTATACGTGCTTCAAGCTCTCATAAGCTTTGTTCTATTTAAATGGCTGTATGGAGTAGAGTCTTACGGTGTGCTGCTGTATATGTGTATCTATGTGATTGTGTGCGTTGCTTTTAGCACGTGGCTTGCAAGTGAAAGTCAGCGAGTTGGATCTTATTATATGATCAGCGTTGTCATGGTCACAGGACTCAGTATAATAGGAGGGAGCTTTTTCCCGGTAGGAGAGCTTTCTGCAACGATTGAAAGAATAAGTCAGTGGCTTCCGCAGCATTTGCTTCTGTATCACCATGCACTGCCGCTTACGTTCATTTGGAAAGAGATAGCTGCTTCCATTGCATGTATAAGTTTGTGCGCGTTTAAAATAGTGTGGAATGTGAGGAGCATCAAATGA
- a CDS encoding ABC transporter ATP-binding protein, which translates to MIEINNVSKTYGKKRSLANVTLTVESGEVIGLLGPNGAGKSTLLSILSTITAPSSGNVTIGGLSLKKNQKAIREVIGYVPQDIALWEELSVKENMKMWSKMTSRSLSNEQLQSLCSAVQLEGRWKEKVKNLSGGMKRKLNIAVSLIHEPSVLLMDEPTVGIDLQSKLEIIRYIKQLAAKGKTIIYITHDLNEILDVCHRFAVLKEGKLEFVGTMDQAKEKTGEDAEENVVYKLLHD; encoded by the coding sequence ATGATTGAAATTAACAATGTTAGCAAAACATACGGAAAAAAACGGTCGTTAGCAAATGTTACGCTGACCGTAGAAAGTGGAGAAGTCATTGGTCTTTTAGGACCAAACGGCGCTGGTAAGTCGACGCTTCTGTCTATTTTGTCTACCATTACGGCTCCTTCAAGCGGTAATGTCACGATTGGAGGCTTATCGCTTAAGAAAAATCAAAAAGCGATTCGAGAAGTCATTGGCTACGTTCCACAGGACATAGCGCTGTGGGAAGAGCTTAGTGTAAAAGAAAACATGAAAATGTGGAGCAAAATGACTTCACGCTCTCTGTCGAATGAACAGCTTCAGTCTCTTTGCTCAGCTGTACAGCTCGAAGGAAGATGGAAGGAAAAAGTGAAAAATTTATCAGGAGGCATGAAGCGAAAGCTAAATATAGCCGTTTCACTTATTCATGAACCGTCAGTTTTGTTAATGGACGAGCCGACAGTCGGAATTGATTTGCAGTCCAAGCTTGAGATCATTCGTTATATTAAACAGCTGGCGGCAAAAGGAAAGACGATTATCTATATTACCCATGATTTGAATGAGATCTTAGACGTGTGTCATCGGTTTGCGGTCTTAAAGGAAGGAAAGCTGGAATTTGTCGGCACGATGGACCAAGCGAAGGAAAAGACTGGGGAAGATGCAGAAGAGAACGTTGTGTATAAGCTGCTGCATGATTAA
- a CDS encoding hemolysin family protein gives MITINLIIFAILIVLTAFFVASEFAIVKLRSSRVDQLVAEGKKGANAVKTVTTHLDEYLSACQLGITITALGLGWLGEPTVAKILEPLFEKLGVAASLTHILSFIIAFALVTFVHVVVGELAPKTFAIQKAETVTLLFARPLILFYKIMFPFIWLLNGSARLLTGMFGLKPASEHELAHSEEELRIILSESFKGGEINQSEYKYVNNIFEFDNRVAREIMVPRTEISAVSEDDSIEDFLKLAVEDRYTRYPVTVDGDKDNIIGLVNVKEILNDVVINDALKKQSVKLYMNPIIQVIETVAIQDLLRSMQKKRTHMAVLIDEYGGTAGIVTVEDILEEIVGEIRDEFDTDEKPLVQKISDQHFVFNSKVLLEEVNEVLHIEIENDDIDTIGGWMLMQNIDIQESESFKLFGYEFIAKEMDGHQMKEVEVRALPEEERVQPESHSPEQEVTQA, from the coding sequence TTGATAACCATTAACTTAATTATTTTTGCGATTTTAATTGTACTCACTGCTTTTTTCGTTGCTTCAGAGTTTGCAATTGTGAAGCTTCGTAGTTCACGGGTAGATCAACTTGTTGCTGAAGGAAAAAAAGGAGCGAATGCGGTTAAAACCGTGACGACACACTTAGATGAGTATTTATCTGCGTGTCAGCTTGGTATTACGATTACTGCTTTAGGACTCGGTTGGTTAGGAGAACCGACTGTTGCGAAGATTTTAGAACCCCTGTTTGAAAAATTGGGTGTTGCTGCATCTTTAACACATATTCTTTCATTCATTATCGCATTTGCGCTTGTAACGTTTGTTCACGTAGTCGTTGGTGAATTAGCGCCAAAAACATTTGCGATTCAAAAAGCTGAAACAGTTACGTTATTGTTTGCTCGTCCGTTAATTTTATTCTATAAAATTATGTTCCCCTTCATTTGGTTACTAAATGGTTCTGCCCGTTTATTAACTGGAATGTTTGGATTAAAGCCAGCTTCAGAGCATGAACTTGCGCACAGTGAAGAAGAGCTGCGCATTATTTTATCAGAAAGTTTTAAAGGTGGGGAAATTAACCAGTCTGAATATAAGTACGTGAACAACATTTTCGAATTCGATAACCGTGTTGCTCGCGAAATCATGGTACCAAGAACAGAAATTTCAGCTGTTTCTGAAGACGACAGCATTGAAGATTTCTTAAAGCTTGCTGTAGAAGATCGCTACACCCGTTACCCTGTTACCGTTGACGGAGACAAAGATAACATTATCGGCTTAGTCAACGTCAAAGAGATTCTAAACGATGTCGTAATTAACGATGCGCTAAAAAAGCAAAGCGTGAAGCTTTATATGAATCCTATTATTCAAGTAATTGAAACCGTAGCGATTCAAGACCTATTGCGCTCGATGCAAAAGAAACGTACGCATATGGCTGTGTTGATTGACGAGTACGGCGGTACGGCTGGTATCGTTACCGTTGAAGATATTTTAGAAGAAATCGTTGGAGAAATTCGAGATGAGTTTGATACAGATGAAAAGCCGCTTGTTCAAAAAATCAGCGATCAGCACTTTGTCTTCAACTCAAAAGTACTGCTTGAAGAAGTCAACGAAGTACTTCATATCGAAATTGAAAACGACGATATCGATACAATTGGTGGCTGGATGCTAATGCAAAATATCGATATTCAAGAAAGCGAATCGTTCAAACTTTTTGGATACGAGTTTATTGCAAAAGAAATGGACGGTCACCAAATGAAAGAAGTAGAAGTACGTGCCCTTCCTGAAGAAGAACGCGTGCAGCCTGAAAGTCATTCACCAGAACAAGAAGTTACACAAGCATAA
- a CDS encoding MerR family transcriptional regulator — translation MGELAEMAHVTKRTVDYYTNIGLLKAERSASNYRFYNDEALKRLYLIEKLKSEGRSLEEISSLFSIEQSENSHSKDELASKFYVLNDSLKEVAPLMEKLNEEDRKVMMNRLSPESVTLLHSLLLLLS, via the coding sequence ATTGGCGAACTTGCAGAGATGGCACATGTAACGAAACGCACGGTTGACTATTATACCAACATTGGGTTGTTAAAAGCAGAACGCTCTGCTTCTAACTATCGCTTTTATAACGATGAAGCGCTGAAACGTCTTTACTTAATTGAAAAATTAAAAAGCGAAGGCCGTTCTCTTGAAGAGATTTCTTCTCTATTTTCTATAGAGCAATCCGAGAATAGCCACTCCAAAGACGAATTAGCATCCAAATTTTACGTACTAAACGACAGTTTAAAAGAAGTTGCACCGCTTATGGAGAAGCTTAATGAAGAAGATCGAAAAGTAATGATGAATCGGCTTTCACCAGAAAGCGTCACTCTTTTGCACTCTTTACTGCTGCTGCTGTCGTAA